Proteins encoded together in one Prunus dulcis chromosome 3, ALMONDv2, whole genome shotgun sequence window:
- the LOC117623118 gene encoding pentatricopeptide repeat-containing protein At5g39350, translated as MNGPRQAFAKAKHVLSTSPATRSLTKTKQFHAHTITSGLLSPQVQANLARLYALCSHVPYARKLFDELPDRSSFLYNTVIRMYVCNGLPYEALNVFSQMLALGQSCPDTFTYPVVIKACSDLSLVDVGVVIHGKTVVCGFHLDVFVQNTLLAMYMSCGQKESAKRVFDAMQERSVVSWNTMISGYFRNGCAKEALNVFDWMMNVGVEPDCATVVSVLPAIGYLKAIVLGRQVHAFVEEKGLGKMISLWNALVDMYVKCGSMSEARLVFDNMAERDVVTWTSMINGYILNGDARGALGLCWLMQCAGVKPNSVTIASLLSACGSLHLSKHGRCLHGWAIRQKLESDVIVETALIDMYSKSSCVDHSFQVFAHTSKKRTVPWNAMISGYIHNRLGREAIGLFKQMLVEAVQPNEATMNSLLPAYSILVDFHQAMNIHGYLIRSGFLSSIEVATGLIDSYSKCGNLAYAHQIFNEIPERDRDIILWSVIIAGYGMHGHGEVAVSLFYQMVQSGVRPNDVTFTSVLHACSHAGLVDEGLGLFRFMLEDRKASPQADHYTCIVDLLGRAGRLVEAYDLIRTMPFQPNHAIWGALLGACVIHENVELGEVAAKWLFELEPENTGNYVLMAKIYAAVGRWKDAENLRHMMNEIGLRKTPAHSLVEVRNM; from the coding sequence ATGAATGGCCCAAGACAAGCTTTTGCCAAAGCCAAGCACGTCCTCAGTACCAGCCCAGCCACTCGATCCCTCACCAAAACGAAACAATTCCATGCCCACACCATCACATCAGGCCTTCTCTCACCGCAAGTCCAAGCAAACCTTGCAAGGTTGTATGCTTTATGTAGTCACGTTCCATATGCACGCAAACTGTTCGATGAATTGCCTGACCGGAGCTCTTTTTTGTACAATACGGTGATAAGAATGTATGTATGCAATGGCTTACCCTATGAGGCACTTAACGTGTTTTCTCAGATGCTGGCCCTAGGGCAGAGCTGCCCGGATACGTTTACGTATCCTGTTGTTATTAAGGCATGTAGTGACTTGTCTTTGGTTGATGTTGGTGTTGTCATTCATGGAAAAACAGTGGTTTGTGGGTTTCATTTGGATGTGTTTGTTCAGAACACTTTGCTGGCGATGTATATGAGTTGTGGGCAGAAGGAATCGGCGAAAAGGGTTTTTGATGCAATGCAGGAACGAAGTGTGGTGTCTTGGAATACCATGATCAGTGGCTACTTTCGAAATGGGTGTGCCAAGGAAGCTTTGAATGTTTTTGATTGGATGATGAATGTGGGTGTGGAGCCAGATTGTGCCACTGTGGTTTCTGTGTTGCCGGCTATTGGTTACTTGAAGGCAATCGTGTTGGGAAGACAAGTTCATGCCTTTGTGGAAGAGAAGGGTTTGGGGAAGATGATTTCGCTGTGGAATGCATTGGTGGATATGTATGTAAAGTGTGGTAGCATGAGTGAGGCACGATTAGTTTTTGATAACATGGCTGAGAGAGATGTCGTGACATGGACAAGTATGATCAATGGGTACATTTTGAATGGTGATGCAAGAGGTGCACTGGGGCTTTGTTGGTTGATGCAGTGTGCAGGTGTAAAACCCAATTCCGTAACAATAGCTTCTCTTCTTTCGGCCTGTGGGAGTTTGCATCTGTCAAAGCATGGACGGTGCTTGCATGGCTGGGCTATTAGGCAAAAGCTTGAATCTGATGTTATAGTGGAGACTGctttaattgacatgtattcAAAAAGCAGTTGTGTTGACCACAGCTTTCAAGTGTTTGCACACACTTCAAAAAAGAGAACGGTTCCCTGGAATGCAATGATCTCTGGCTACATTCATAATAGGCTTGGGAGAGAAGCGATAGGACTTTTCAAACAGATGCTCGTGGAGGCAGTACAGCCCAATGAAGCAACCATGAACAGTCTCCTTCCTGCATATTCCATTCTTGTTGATTTTCATCAAGCAATGAATATACATGGTTACCTAATAAGATCTGGTTTTCTTTCAAGTATTGAAGTTGCTACTGGTTTGATTGATTCATATTCGAAGTGTGGAAATTTAGCATATGCTCACCagatttttaatgaaatcCCAGAAAGGGACAGGGATATTATCCTCTGGAGTGTGATAATAGCTGGTTATGGAATGCATGGCCATGGTGAGGTTGCTGTTTCACTTTTCTATCAGATGGTTCAATCTGGGGTGAGACCGAATGATGTCACTTTTACCTCTGTTCTTCATGCTTGCAGCCATGCCGGTTTGGTTGATGAGGGCTTGGGATTGTTCAGATTCATGCTTGAAGATCGGAAAGCGAGTCCTCAGGCTGATCACTACACATGCATTGTTGATCTTCTTGGTCGAGCAGGTCGGTTAGTTGAAGCTTATGATCTGATTAGAACAATGCCGTTTCAGCCTAACCATGCTATTTGGGGTGCACTACTTGGTGCCTGTGTGATACATGAGAATGTTGAACTGGGAGAGGTGGCTGCTAAGTGGCTGTTTGAGCTTGAGCCAGAAAATACAGGAAATTATGTGTTGATGGCTAAAATCTATGCTGCAGTGGGAAGGTGGAAAGATGCAGAAAACTTGAGACATATGATGAACGAAATAGGGTTAAGAAAAACACCAGCTCACAGTCTGGTTGAGGTCAGAAATATGTAA
- the LOC117623119 gene encoding LYR motif-containing protein 4, with translation MSIAAGAPSRAEVLTLFRSFLRVARKFTDYNIREYTKRRTIDAFRQNRNLMDPSAISAAFSDGKAQFEVANRQAVVYSLYAPKLKSVMEVQK, from the coding sequence ATGAGTATAGCGGCTGGAGCTCCTTCTCGAGCGGAGGTGCTCACACTGTTCCGCTCTTTTCTTCGCGTGGCTCGCAAATTCACAGACTACAACATCAGAGAGTATACGAAACGCAGAACCATCGACGCGTTTCGTCAGAATCGGAACCTCATGGACCCATCTGCCATTTCCGCTGCGTTTTCAGATGGCAAGGCTCAGTTCGAGGTCGCCAATCGGCAAGCTGTTGTTTACTCTCTCTACGCTCCAAAGCTCAAGAGCGTCATGGAGGTTCAGAAGTAA
- the LOC117620702 gene encoding probable galacturonosyltransferase 14 isoform X4 yields MQLHFSPSMRSITISSSNGFIDLMKIKVAARHISYRTVFHTILILAFLLPFVFILTAVVTLEDCLGRRLGPRLLGRVDDSGRLVRDFYKILNQVNTEEIPAGLKLPDSFNQLVSEMKNNQYDARTFAFMLRAMMENFEREIRESKFSELMNKHFAASSVPKGIHCLSLRLTDEYSSNAHARKQLPPPELLPLLSDNSYHHFILSTDNILAASVVVASAVQSSLKPEKIVFHIITDKKTYAGMHSWFALNPVSPAIVEVKGVHQFDWLTRENVPVLEAVENQNGIRNYYHGNHIAGANLSATTPRTFASKLQARSPKYISLLNHLRIYIPELFPNLDKVVFLDDDVVIQRDLSPLWEIDLGGKVNGAVETCRGEDEWVMSKRFRNYFNFSHPLVAKNLDPEECAWAYGMNIFDLSTWRKTNIRETYHSWLKENLKSNLTMWKLGTLPPALIAFRGHVHPIDPSWHMLGLGYQNKTNLESVARAAVIHYNGQSKPWLQIGFEHLRPFWTKYINYSNDFVRNCHILDS; encoded by the exons ATGCAGCTTCACTTCTCGCCTAGTATGAGAAGCATAACGATCTCGAGCAGCAATGGGTTTATTGACTTGATGAAGATCAAGGTCGCAGCTCGCCACATCTCTTATCGAACCGTTTTCCACACCATTCTAATCCTCGCTTTCTTATTGCCCTTCGTCTTCATTCTCACTGCTGTTGTTACTCTTGAAG ATTGTTTAGGTAGGCGTTTGGGACCAAGGCTTCTGGGTAGGGTTGATGATTCAGGG AGACTGGTTAGAGACTTTTACAAGATTCTAAATCAAGTGAACACTGAAGAAATCCCAGCTGGTCTGAAGCTACCAGATTCATTTAATCAACTTGTTTCTGAAATGAAGAACAACCAGTATGATGCAAGGACCTTTGCTTTCATGTTAAGAGCAATG atggaaaattttgaaagggAAATCAGAGAGTCTAAGTTTTCAGAGTTGATGAACAAACACTTTGCGGCAAGTTCTGTACCCAAAGGCATCCACTGTCTGTCTCTACGTTTGACTGATGAATATTCATCCAATGCTCATGCACGCAAACAATTGCCTCCTCCAGAGTTACTGCCTTTGCTCTCTGACAACTCTTATCACCACTTTATCCTATCAACTGATAACATTCTGGCTGCTTCAGTTGTTGTTGCTTCTGCTGTCCAGTCATCTCTAAAACCCGAAAAGATAGTCTTCCATATCATTACTGACAAGAAAACCTACGCGGGAATGCACTCATGGTTTGCACTCAACCCTGTCTCCCCGGCTATTGTTGAAGTGAAGGGCGTGCACCAGTTTGATTGGTTAACAAGAGAAAATGTTCCAGTCCTTGAAGCTGTAGAAAATCAAAATGGGATCAGGAATTATTACCATGGGAATCATATTGCAGGGGCTAATCTTAGTGCTACAACTCCACGAACATTTGCATCAAAATTGCAGGCTAGAAGTCCAAAATACATATCCTTACTCAATCATCTTCGTATATATATCCCTGAG CTATTTCCCAACCTTGACAAGGTAGTTTTCCTAGACGATGATGTTGTGATTCAGCGAGACCTATCACCACTTTGGGAAATTGACCTTGGGGGAAAGGTCAATGGAGCTGTCGAAACTTGTAGAGGCGAAGATGAGTGGGTAATGTCGAAGCGGTTCAGGAACTACTTCAATTTTTCCCATCCCCTTGTAGCAAAGAATTTGGACCCTGAAGAATGTGCATGGGCTTATGGGATGAATATTTTTGATCTCAGTACAtggagaaaaacaaatataagaGAAACTTACCATTCCTGGCTGAAAGAG AATCTGAAGTCAAACTTGACAATGTGGAAGCTTGGAACCCTACCACCCGCTTTAATTGCATTTAGAGGTCATGTTCACCCAATTGATCCATCATGGCACATGCTTGGATTGGGctatcaaaataaaaccaatctTGAGAGTGTGGCAAGGGCTGCAGTTATCCACTATAATGGTCAGTCAAAACCATGGTTGCAGATTGGCTTTGAGCATCTTCGGCCATTTTGGACCAAGTATATCAACTACTCCAATGATTTTGTTAGGAACTGCCACATCTTGGATTCATAG
- the LOC117620703 gene encoding membrane-anchored ubiquitin-fold protein 2-like isoform X2, whose translation MAGVQDQLEIKFRLTDGSDIGPKSFPAATSVVTLKESILAQWPKEKENGPRTVKDVKLISAGRILENNRTVGECRSPLCDVPGGVTTMHVVVQPPSLEKEKKLMSEPKQNKCLCVIL comes from the exons ATGGCTGGGGTGCAAGATCAATTGGAGATCAAGTTTCGGTTGACTGATGGATCAGATATTGGCCCCAAAAGTTTTCCTGCTGCTACAAGTGTTGTAACCTTGAAGGAAAGCATTCTTGCGCAATGGCCTAAAG AGAAGGAGAATGGTCCAAGGACTGTTAAAGATGTCAAGCTAATAAGCGCAGGAAGAATATTGGAGAACAACAGAACAGTTGGGGAGTGCCGAAGTCCATTATGTGATGTCCCTGGTGGAGTTACAACTATGCATGTCGTTGTTCAACCACCTTCATTGGAGAAAG aaaagaaaCTGATGAGCGAACCGAAGCAGAACAAGTGCCTTTGTGTTATATTATAA
- the LOC117620702 gene encoding probable galacturonosyltransferase 14 isoform X2 — protein sequence MQLHFSPSMRSITISSSNGFIDLMKIKVAARHISYRTVFHTILILAFLLPFVFILTAVVTLEGVNKCSSFDCLGRRLGPRLLGRVDDSGRLVRDFYKILNQVNTEEIPAGLKLPDSFNQLVSEMKNNQYDARTFAFMLRAMMENFEREIRESKFSELMNKHFAASSVPKGIHCLSLRLTDEYSSNAHARKQLPPPELLPLLSDNSYHHFILSTDNILAASVVVASAVQSSLKPEKIVFHIITDKKTYAGMHSWFALNPVSPAIVEVKGVHQFDWLTRENVPVLEAVENQNGIRNYYHGNHIAGANLSATTPRTFASKLQARSPKYISLLNHLRIYIPELFPNLDKVVFLDDDVVIQRDLSPLWEIDLGGKVNGAVETCRGEDEWVMSKRFRNYFNFSHPLVAKNLDPEECAWAYGMNIFDLSTWRKTNIRETYHSWLKENLKSNLTMWKLGTLPPALIAFRGHVHPIDPSWHMLGLGYQNKTNLESVARAAVIHYNGQSKPWLQIGFEHLRPFWTKYINYSNDFVRNCHILDS from the exons ATGCAGCTTCACTTCTCGCCTAGTATGAGAAGCATAACGATCTCGAGCAGCAATGGGTTTATTGACTTGATGAAGATCAAGGTCGCAGCTCGCCACATCTCTTATCGAACCGTTTTCCACACCATTCTAATCCTCGCTTTCTTATTGCCCTTCGTCTTCATTCTCACTGCTGTTGTTACTCTTGAAGGTGTCAACAAGTGCTCCTCATTTG ATTGTTTAGGTAGGCGTTTGGGACCAAGGCTTCTGGGTAGGGTTGATGATTCAGGG AGACTGGTTAGAGACTTTTACAAGATTCTAAATCAAGTGAACACTGAAGAAATCCCAGCTGGTCTGAAGCTACCAGATTCATTTAATCAACTTGTTTCTGAAATGAAGAACAACCAGTATGATGCAAGGACCTTTGCTTTCATGTTAAGAGCAATG atggaaaattttgaaagggAAATCAGAGAGTCTAAGTTTTCAGAGTTGATGAACAAACACTTTGCGGCAAGTTCTGTACCCAAAGGCATCCACTGTCTGTCTCTACGTTTGACTGATGAATATTCATCCAATGCTCATGCACGCAAACAATTGCCTCCTCCAGAGTTACTGCCTTTGCTCTCTGACAACTCTTATCACCACTTTATCCTATCAACTGATAACATTCTGGCTGCTTCAGTTGTTGTTGCTTCTGCTGTCCAGTCATCTCTAAAACCCGAAAAGATAGTCTTCCATATCATTACTGACAAGAAAACCTACGCGGGAATGCACTCATGGTTTGCACTCAACCCTGTCTCCCCGGCTATTGTTGAAGTGAAGGGCGTGCACCAGTTTGATTGGTTAACAAGAGAAAATGTTCCAGTCCTTGAAGCTGTAGAAAATCAAAATGGGATCAGGAATTATTACCATGGGAATCATATTGCAGGGGCTAATCTTAGTGCTACAACTCCACGAACATTTGCATCAAAATTGCAGGCTAGAAGTCCAAAATACATATCCTTACTCAATCATCTTCGTATATATATCCCTGAG CTATTTCCCAACCTTGACAAGGTAGTTTTCCTAGACGATGATGTTGTGATTCAGCGAGACCTATCACCACTTTGGGAAATTGACCTTGGGGGAAAGGTCAATGGAGCTGTCGAAACTTGTAGAGGCGAAGATGAGTGGGTAATGTCGAAGCGGTTCAGGAACTACTTCAATTTTTCCCATCCCCTTGTAGCAAAGAATTTGGACCCTGAAGAATGTGCATGGGCTTATGGGATGAATATTTTTGATCTCAGTACAtggagaaaaacaaatataagaGAAACTTACCATTCCTGGCTGAAAGAG AATCTGAAGTCAAACTTGACAATGTGGAAGCTTGGAACCCTACCACCCGCTTTAATTGCATTTAGAGGTCATGTTCACCCAATTGATCCATCATGGCACATGCTTGGATTGGGctatcaaaataaaaccaatctTGAGAGTGTGGCAAGGGCTGCAGTTATCCACTATAATGGTCAGTCAAAACCATGGTTGCAGATTGGCTTTGAGCATCTTCGGCCATTTTGGACCAAGTATATCAACTACTCCAATGATTTTGTTAGGAACTGCCACATCTTGGATTCATAG
- the LOC117620702 gene encoding probable galacturonosyltransferase 13 isoform X3 has protein sequence MQLHFSPSMRSITISSSNGFIDLMKIKVAARHISYRTVFHTILILAFLLPFVFILTAVVTLEDCLGRRLGPRLLGRVDDSGQRLVRDFYKILNQVNTEEIPAGLKLPDSFNQLVSEMKNNQYDARTFAFMLRAMMENFEREIRESKFSELMNKHFAASSVPKGIHCLSLRLTDEYSSNAHARKQLPPPELLPLLSDNSYHHFILSTDNILAASVVVASAVQSSLKPEKIVFHIITDKKTYAGMHSWFALNPVSPAIVEVKGVHQFDWLTRENVPVLEAVENQNGIRNYYHGNHIAGANLSATTPRTFASKLQARSPKYISLLNHLRIYIPELFPNLDKVVFLDDDVVIQRDLSPLWEIDLGGKVNGAVETCRGEDEWVMSKRFRNYFNFSHPLVAKNLDPEECAWAYGMNIFDLSTWRKTNIRETYHSWLKENLKSNLTMWKLGTLPPALIAFRGHVHPIDPSWHMLGLGYQNKTNLESVARAAVIHYNGQSKPWLQIGFEHLRPFWTKYINYSNDFVRNCHILDS, from the exons ATGCAGCTTCACTTCTCGCCTAGTATGAGAAGCATAACGATCTCGAGCAGCAATGGGTTTATTGACTTGATGAAGATCAAGGTCGCAGCTCGCCACATCTCTTATCGAACCGTTTTCCACACCATTCTAATCCTCGCTTTCTTATTGCCCTTCGTCTTCATTCTCACTGCTGTTGTTACTCTTGAAG ATTGTTTAGGTAGGCGTTTGGGACCAAGGCTTCTGGGTAGGGTTGATGATTCAGGG CAGAGACTGGTTAGAGACTTTTACAAGATTCTAAATCAAGTGAACACTGAAGAAATCCCAGCTGGTCTGAAGCTACCAGATTCATTTAATCAACTTGTTTCTGAAATGAAGAACAACCAGTATGATGCAAGGACCTTTGCTTTCATGTTAAGAGCAATG atggaaaattttgaaagggAAATCAGAGAGTCTAAGTTTTCAGAGTTGATGAACAAACACTTTGCGGCAAGTTCTGTACCCAAAGGCATCCACTGTCTGTCTCTACGTTTGACTGATGAATATTCATCCAATGCTCATGCACGCAAACAATTGCCTCCTCCAGAGTTACTGCCTTTGCTCTCTGACAACTCTTATCACCACTTTATCCTATCAACTGATAACATTCTGGCTGCTTCAGTTGTTGTTGCTTCTGCTGTCCAGTCATCTCTAAAACCCGAAAAGATAGTCTTCCATATCATTACTGACAAGAAAACCTACGCGGGAATGCACTCATGGTTTGCACTCAACCCTGTCTCCCCGGCTATTGTTGAAGTGAAGGGCGTGCACCAGTTTGATTGGTTAACAAGAGAAAATGTTCCAGTCCTTGAAGCTGTAGAAAATCAAAATGGGATCAGGAATTATTACCATGGGAATCATATTGCAGGGGCTAATCTTAGTGCTACAACTCCACGAACATTTGCATCAAAATTGCAGGCTAGAAGTCCAAAATACATATCCTTACTCAATCATCTTCGTATATATATCCCTGAG CTATTTCCCAACCTTGACAAGGTAGTTTTCCTAGACGATGATGTTGTGATTCAGCGAGACCTATCACCACTTTGGGAAATTGACCTTGGGGGAAAGGTCAATGGAGCTGTCGAAACTTGTAGAGGCGAAGATGAGTGGGTAATGTCGAAGCGGTTCAGGAACTACTTCAATTTTTCCCATCCCCTTGTAGCAAAGAATTTGGACCCTGAAGAATGTGCATGGGCTTATGGGATGAATATTTTTGATCTCAGTACAtggagaaaaacaaatataagaGAAACTTACCATTCCTGGCTGAAAGAG AATCTGAAGTCAAACTTGACAATGTGGAAGCTTGGAACCCTACCACCCGCTTTAATTGCATTTAGAGGTCATGTTCACCCAATTGATCCATCATGGCACATGCTTGGATTGGGctatcaaaataaaaccaatctTGAGAGTGTGGCAAGGGCTGCAGTTATCCACTATAATGGTCAGTCAAAACCATGGTTGCAGATTGGCTTTGAGCATCTTCGGCCATTTTGGACCAAGTATATCAACTACTCCAATGATTTTGTTAGGAACTGCCACATCTTGGATTCATAG
- the LOC117620703 gene encoding membrane-anchored ubiquitin-fold protein 1-like isoform X1, translating to MGNFHTEDRIELGLKERCYWVMNNEPQARMKHVRVCICKKNPRHWDFNSFEQVEILILLNSLKMAGVQDQLEIKFRLTDGSDIGPKSFPAATSVVTLKESILAQWPKEKENGPRTVKDVKLISAGRILENNRTVGECRSPLCDVPGGVTTMHVVVQPPSLEKEKKLMSEPKQNKCLCVIL from the exons ATGGGAAATTTTCACACTGAAGATAGAATTGAGTTGGGTCTTAAAGAACGGTGTTATTGGGTCATGAACAATGAACCACAGGCTAGGATGAAGCACGTACGTGTATGTATATGTAAG AAAAACCCGAGACACTGGgattttaattcttttgaaCAAGTAGAAATCCTTATACTTCTGAACTCTTTGAAGATGGCTGGGGTGCAAGATCAATTGGAGATCAAGTTTCGGTTGACTGATGGATCAGATATTGGCCCCAAAAGTTTTCCTGCTGCTACAAGTGTTGTAACCTTGAAGGAAAGCATTCTTGCGCAATGGCCTAAAG AGAAGGAGAATGGTCCAAGGACTGTTAAAGATGTCAAGCTAATAAGCGCAGGAAGAATATTGGAGAACAACAGAACAGTTGGGGAGTGCCGAAGTCCATTATGTGATGTCCCTGGTGGAGTTACAACTATGCATGTCGTTGTTCAACCACCTTCATTGGAGAAAG aaaagaaaCTGATGAGCGAACCGAAGCAGAACAAGTGCCTTTGTGTTATATTATAA
- the LOC117620702 gene encoding probable galacturonosyltransferase 13 isoform X1, with the protein MQLHFSPSMRSITISSSNGFIDLMKIKVAARHISYRTVFHTILILAFLLPFVFILTAVVTLEGVNKCSSFDCLGRRLGPRLLGRVDDSGQRLVRDFYKILNQVNTEEIPAGLKLPDSFNQLVSEMKNNQYDARTFAFMLRAMMENFEREIRESKFSELMNKHFAASSVPKGIHCLSLRLTDEYSSNAHARKQLPPPELLPLLSDNSYHHFILSTDNILAASVVVASAVQSSLKPEKIVFHIITDKKTYAGMHSWFALNPVSPAIVEVKGVHQFDWLTRENVPVLEAVENQNGIRNYYHGNHIAGANLSATTPRTFASKLQARSPKYISLLNHLRIYIPELFPNLDKVVFLDDDVVIQRDLSPLWEIDLGGKVNGAVETCRGEDEWVMSKRFRNYFNFSHPLVAKNLDPEECAWAYGMNIFDLSTWRKTNIRETYHSWLKENLKSNLTMWKLGTLPPALIAFRGHVHPIDPSWHMLGLGYQNKTNLESVARAAVIHYNGQSKPWLQIGFEHLRPFWTKYINYSNDFVRNCHILDS; encoded by the exons ATGCAGCTTCACTTCTCGCCTAGTATGAGAAGCATAACGATCTCGAGCAGCAATGGGTTTATTGACTTGATGAAGATCAAGGTCGCAGCTCGCCACATCTCTTATCGAACCGTTTTCCACACCATTCTAATCCTCGCTTTCTTATTGCCCTTCGTCTTCATTCTCACTGCTGTTGTTACTCTTGAAGGTGTCAACAAGTGCTCCTCATTTG ATTGTTTAGGTAGGCGTTTGGGACCAAGGCTTCTGGGTAGGGTTGATGATTCAGGG CAGAGACTGGTTAGAGACTTTTACAAGATTCTAAATCAAGTGAACACTGAAGAAATCCCAGCTGGTCTGAAGCTACCAGATTCATTTAATCAACTTGTTTCTGAAATGAAGAACAACCAGTATGATGCAAGGACCTTTGCTTTCATGTTAAGAGCAATG atggaaaattttgaaagggAAATCAGAGAGTCTAAGTTTTCAGAGTTGATGAACAAACACTTTGCGGCAAGTTCTGTACCCAAAGGCATCCACTGTCTGTCTCTACGTTTGACTGATGAATATTCATCCAATGCTCATGCACGCAAACAATTGCCTCCTCCAGAGTTACTGCCTTTGCTCTCTGACAACTCTTATCACCACTTTATCCTATCAACTGATAACATTCTGGCTGCTTCAGTTGTTGTTGCTTCTGCTGTCCAGTCATCTCTAAAACCCGAAAAGATAGTCTTCCATATCATTACTGACAAGAAAACCTACGCGGGAATGCACTCATGGTTTGCACTCAACCCTGTCTCCCCGGCTATTGTTGAAGTGAAGGGCGTGCACCAGTTTGATTGGTTAACAAGAGAAAATGTTCCAGTCCTTGAAGCTGTAGAAAATCAAAATGGGATCAGGAATTATTACCATGGGAATCATATTGCAGGGGCTAATCTTAGTGCTACAACTCCACGAACATTTGCATCAAAATTGCAGGCTAGAAGTCCAAAATACATATCCTTACTCAATCATCTTCGTATATATATCCCTGAG CTATTTCCCAACCTTGACAAGGTAGTTTTCCTAGACGATGATGTTGTGATTCAGCGAGACCTATCACCACTTTGGGAAATTGACCTTGGGGGAAAGGTCAATGGAGCTGTCGAAACTTGTAGAGGCGAAGATGAGTGGGTAATGTCGAAGCGGTTCAGGAACTACTTCAATTTTTCCCATCCCCTTGTAGCAAAGAATTTGGACCCTGAAGAATGTGCATGGGCTTATGGGATGAATATTTTTGATCTCAGTACAtggagaaaaacaaatataagaGAAACTTACCATTCCTGGCTGAAAGAG AATCTGAAGTCAAACTTGACAATGTGGAAGCTTGGAACCCTACCACCCGCTTTAATTGCATTTAGAGGTCATGTTCACCCAATTGATCCATCATGGCACATGCTTGGATTGGGctatcaaaataaaaccaatctTGAGAGTGTGGCAAGGGCTGCAGTTATCCACTATAATGGTCAGTCAAAACCATGGTTGCAGATTGGCTTTGAGCATCTTCGGCCATTTTGGACCAAGTATATCAACTACTCCAATGATTTTGTTAGGAACTGCCACATCTTGGATTCATAG